TACCACGCAACGCCCTTCCGGCCCAATAATGCGCCCCGTACACAAATCATTTGGGCCTGTGACGCCATCGACAAACACTGCGAACCAAAATTCGACAGAAGGCCCGATGACCCAGAGGGATTGAAGTTCCTCACGTCGACAAGAACTGACTTTGGTCCCTGTGGCTGGGAAACCCTTCTCCCGGAAGAGGATATGACACTGGATAGGATGACAGGGGCCAACCATTTCAGTATGATGAAGGGGGAATTTGCGAAACGGTTGAGTGAGATGATTGAGGGATTTTTGATGATAGGAAATTGAAGTATTAGATTTTTTCGCTCTTGGTTTGTGTTTCGACGCTGTATTTAGGTTTCATCTTTTCCTATGTTTGATATAGTCTTGTTTTTTGATTAGGTGTTTACAATTCATATTCTACTTGTGAATTccagaagaaaataagaGTAAGTCGAAGATGCCGGTAATATGCTTCTTGTTTGTCTATCTAGACCGCAATCTTCAGTAAATCGGGATGGGCCTTAATCTTTTTGCGAAATGACAATTCCTATACTGAAAGCTACTAGATCCTCACGATCTACATCTGCGTCTACATCAAACGATCTACTGAGGTTTTATTTTGTATGCGTAGATCAATCTTGACTTAGCAGCGCAAAGCTATTCCCACTAATATTTGGTATCACAAAACCAGGCTAACTAAACATTACCACAATCACGAcaacaaaccaacaaaaaGCGCACAGTCCAGCTCAGTCTTCAGTATATGAACGTCAGTCTAAGACATGGTAGGGCAAACAATTTAATCTCTCATCATAACGTGAGTAGGGTTCCTAATTCATCATTACACTTGCTTCTCCGGGGTCACATGCGTAGCAGAGACGCCAGTAGCCTCGTGTGCAGGAGTAATCTTGAGATTTCCTTCGATGATCTctttctccagctcttccataCGACTCTTCCTCTCGAGCTTGCGCCATGCTGGAAGTCCACTGTCAAAGACATCgtccatctcctccagcgtGTAACCTTTTGTTTCGGGAGCCGTTAGGAACATGTGGATGAAGGCTGCGGTGTTGAAGGCAGCGAACTGTGACACAGGAGAGGTTAGTGGCTACATTATCTCGGGATAGAAAACAGGGAAAAACATACAATCATGTACATCTTCCAATTGATCGACCAGAGCAACGGTGGAACGAAGAGGGCCAGGAGACAGTTCCAAATCCAGTTCGAGGCCGTAGCGAGCGAGACTGCTTTAGCGCGGACTTTCGCAGGATAGATCTCAGCGGGATAGGTCCATGAAGTCGGGCCGATGGTCGTCGCGAAGGAGCACACGAACAGATACGACAATGCGATAATCGCCTTCCCCACGGCGGGGTGGTCGGCCACCGTCCACGAAATAGCATCGAGCTTGGGATCGGTATGAGGGTTGGGCGCCCCAAATCCTCCTTGCAGTCCACCCTCCAGGTAAAGGAAAATAGCCTGGAGGAAGAATCCAATCAAGATTGCTGGCCGTCGGCCAAATTTATCCAGGTAGATAATGGCAGGTAGGGTCAGAGCCGTGTTAAGAATGTATTGAATTGATGCGGTTAGAAGTGGCGATCCAGCGCCTGTGCTCTGCATGATATAGACTATGTAGTTGTCAGCATCTTCAGCTCGGTCAAGCCAGTCTTGGTCGTTACCCTAGGCGGTTATTGGAATACGTCGAACATACCAATGTAGTACATCATCACGTTCATTCCACACAGTTGCGACCACATCTGCAAGCTCATACCCAAGATGACGCGCTTGAAAATGCGAGGTTTGATGAGCTCCTGGAAACCAGTAGCTGATTGCTCCCGCTCTAACGCCAGAGCTTCCTGGATTTCCTTATATTCGGCGAGGACCTTGGGGTGGTTAACGTCTCCTTGACCGTGTAGCTTCGATAACACCTGCAGAGCTTCCTCCCAACGGTCCTTGCTGGCGAGCCAACGGGGAGACTTAGGGAAGAGGAACatgccaaagaagagaatgacGCCGGGTACAATTTGAATACCCCAAGGAATGCGGAAAGCAGCAGTACTCTGCGTGGGGTTGTTTGGGCCGCCGTCGATGTTGCTCGCGCCATATTGCTAGAGGGTTGTCAGTATAGGAATGACGGTCATGACGAGAGCGGGAGACCGACAATAAAATATTGAATCAAGATACCCCATGTGATAGCCCATTGTTGCAGTGATATAACTCGTCCTCGAATTTCTTTTGGTGCTATCTCGGCCTGATAGACGGGGACCATCGCAGATGCGATACCGACGCAACCACCTGCGATGACACGACCGACGACTAAAAGAGGGATCCCGTTCGATGCACACATAAAGCTAGGAGGAATTAGCGCAATCCGTCTATTTCTGCCGAGAATCAGCTCTCACATACATTGAGCCAATGATCCACAGAATGGAAGAGAACTGGATCGCCCTGACACGCGAATAGCGATCGGCAATAAAGCTAGAGCACAGTGCACCGACGAGAGAGCCGAAAGGCATCGCACAGGTGATACTGCCCTGCcaataattaaaagaaagCACAGTTAAAACTAGTGACAGAATCGCTTACCTGCTTATATTGACCGCTACCCACTTGGAAATAGTTGGTATACGCTGCAGTACCCAGAACGCCTATACAGGGTGAGCTTATATTTTGATTCTAAACCTCCAGAATTGCTTACCACTCATAGACGAGATATCAAAACCgaacaaaccaccacctGCGACAGGGTCAGATCATGCTCTCCGGCATCTAAACCAGACATGGATATGCTCACCAAGAGTGGCAAAGCCACAGAGAAAGTAGACATTGTAGATTTTCTTCATGGTGACAGTTGCTGTTGACACTCGGTCAGCCAAGGTCGGATCAAGCAGAGAACACGTGAAGAAAGTCTACAGTGACAGGAATCACCGTATGTTTAAATATGCCGACTGGCTGCAGTGAATAGAGCTTTGGGCAGCTGTCGCAGAGTCACTGGTGAATTTACACCAAATGTAACACTGCGTGTCGGCTGACGGGCATGATTGGAGAGGAGGGATTATAAAGCCAGAGCTGGGACAGTGATTGGGAGATCTTTACCTTGCCAGATGATAGAGAATCACAAGTTGCACGGCGTGGCGGACGCCACCAAACAAGAGGCGTGGTTATGATTCGACGGGAAGGCGTCGTGTCTACGAGTAGAGTCTCGTATTTCTGATCATGGGGGAATTCGACCCTTCCCCGCAGTTGCGATTCTGGGGTAAACAAGGTCGCTTGGACGTTTTAACTTTGCCTCTGTTGCTTAAGCCTTTCGAGTGGGACAGTTGAACAAGGGAAGTCTTGCAAGGGGATATCCTGCGTTGCCAACGGACAGAGACAAAGGAACATTGGGGGAAAGCACGAGTCAGGGACTGAAATGGATTCCAGATCCACGTAACGATGATCTTCGACTTGCTGCGACATTCTGACTCTCCGAATACGACACTGTCTGTCCCGTACCATGAGTCTCATCAACCCTCATGGAGttaaagaacaaagaaggtGCTGAGGGATGCACCATTGATAGGCGGAATATCTCCTGGACCCTAATCGTGCCTATGTCTGCCAAGGCTGCTTAACGCGTCAAAATAAGACTTCCAAGCCCTTAGTGGTCAACAGGCGTTACACCACATGgcactacggagtaaaaaAGTAACATTGCTAGGGCACAGACTATGGCAATCAACCAAGGGTCAGCTCCATCTCCCGCTCCCGTGACATCAACCTTAGGGTTACATAAATGTCACGTTCAATCAACTGCCTCGGTCgaatttttaatctatacCGAAATCATTCCAAATCCTTTGTTCAACACTATGCAGGGGCTTGGAGGGACCgacattttttctttcaccGTATTAGACCTAGTCCAACAGTAGGAGGCTATTCGATTGGTATTTTCCCGGCATTACatatcttcttcgtcaatcTGGCTACTATTGCTAAACCTGAGTGACTTAGATGGACGGACTCATTTTTTGATCATAGGTCTACCATAGGATAACACTTGGGTCCATTCCTCATGGATTAGCTATAGGCTACCAGGAGGTTCGTGCTTATATGATAACCTAACCCATATGGATTTAGGTTGACCCTACAGTGGTGGTCCAAAAGTATGTGACCCCCTATACTTATAGGTACCTCGCAGCCCATAGTAGACGGTAAGAGCCATTGAGTACCTATAAGTAGAGGGGTCACATACCTTTGGACCCCACTTTAGTATAGTGGACTAAGTAGCCATCTTATCTATTCAGATAAGCATCGTCTCAATAGCTGGACTGCTGCCTCCCCCTCAGTGTGGCACCCCAGCGCCAAAGGATGCCGGTCGCGGGCAGCGCGATGCCAATCGATAAAAACGCCAACAGGCTGTTCCCCAACCCATATCCGAGGGAGTCGTAAAGACTGTTAGAGAATAATGGGAACGCGAAAGCCAACAGACTCCGCAACACCTGCGTTGCAGCCGATGCCGAACTGACGTGCTCGGGGTAGGAATCCATGACATATGCATGCAGGGTGGTGTCAAATATTTGCATACCGAGGGACAACAAGGCTGCCCCGACGTCGACGACCACCCAAATCAGGTGATATTGCGCGGCCCAGCCatagagaagaaagccgatGGGGGTGATGAGAGCTCCGGGGAGTAGAAGTGGTATGCGAAGCTCAGGTACTTGGGTTTCGCCAGTGTTGCTGCTCAGTCTCTGATAGGCATAATCCATGAGCGGGCCGCAGAGCTGAGAGCCCGAGACCGTGCCGATGCAGATGACTATGTAGTGGAGTCCGGATATTTCAACCGATTCACCGTACGCTGCGACGTGGAGAGCAGAAAAAGAACTCAAGGCGAAGTAAAGTAGACCGTAATCAATGCCCTCCAGAATAGCCTGCATTTGAATGATTGGATGGAATGCCAGCAAACGCAAGGGACGGGACAGGCTCCGACTCAACTTCCTCGGGGGTGAAAGGCCTGCTTCGCGCATTTCGATCGCTGCGTGGTAACGCGAACCGCCCGTGTTACTGCGCAATTCCTCAGCTCGGCGACGGAGGAGAAGTGGTGCGTAACTCTCGTGGAATAAAAGCGAGGAGAGGTCGAGGGTGAGTTGGAGAATAGCGGTCGACCAGAACATCCATCGCCAGGTGGAATATTTAACAATAAAACCACTGACGATGGGTCCGACAGCAGACCCTGTTAGGGGAATGAGCAAATATAGACTGAGTGACCGTCCTCTCTGCTCCGCTGACCACACGTCTCCCAGCACGCCGTACCCCAGACTGTACACTGCACTCGCGCCAAATCCAGCGAGAAGACGAGCGGCCATGAGCAGGCCCTTAGAGTGGGCAAAGCCGCAGACCAAATTCCAGACTAGGAACCAGATATTCGTAATGTGGAAAATCGACTTTCTTCCATAGATTTCGGATACAGGGCCGATGATGAGTGGCCCAAACGCTGTTGCCAAAAGATAGACCGACAATGCCATGGTGGACTCGGTAATGGACGTATCCAACTCCTCGGCCATGGTATCGATTGACGGCGCCATCATCTGTGAATATATCATCAGTACAGAACGTCTCGTGCAATGTTGGAATGCATCATACTGTCGACACCATGATGCGGACAAAGCCCGTGCCAGAGATGGCCGCGGTGACCCCCCATTTTCGCTTCTTGGTCCAATTCAAGGGGTTCTGGGCTTCATTCTGGTCGAAGGTGACAAGGAACGCCTCGTCCCAAACAGCTTCCGCACTACCAGAGACTTTCTCCAGATCGCGTGTTGCCACATGCGTGCCATTTCCGACATTATCCATGTCGGCTTCCTCGATGTTTCGACCTTCTTCGTCTGCCTGTTTTCTCTTCGTGTCCATTCCCAGTGTTGTTGAATAGGGAGGGAAGGTAGTGTTGGAATAAATTATCCCATTCGACTACCTGAAATGTCTAGAGGTAATTTATAAGGTGAAATTCTAGTTGACAGGTAGAGGCACCGCAAAATCTCACTCACATCCATGTCGCCCGAAGGGTATACAAGAGCAAACAATGTCTCGGCGATAAGCTCTTGCACATCTCCGAGCACGGATGAGGCAGGATCCGGAGACTCACTTCTCTGTCTTGGTGGACTCATATTTGAAAACAAAACCCTGGGTTGATTGATAACGACAGCTGATTGATAACCGTCCAACTGATTGATAAGGGTCTTGACCCCCCACTGATCCCCGCTAGTAATGGCTTATGTCCGACCTCGGATTCATTTCGGACATCTTTTACTGTCGAGCAACATCTTCTGTGAGTGTTCAATGCCTGCTCGGCCAATCGGTGCCTCTCTTTTAGATACTACCATGTCCGAGGAACAACATACCTTGACGGTCGGACCTGTTGCGTGGCGTGTATCAGACCAAGGCTGGCTATCCGTATGTCTTTCCCTCGGTGATTAAAGGCTCGATACAATATCTCTTATCAGTGTTATAGCAAGCCCATTGCTACTGTGGAGGTAatagagtaatatattttGGATAGCCAGCTTGCGTTTCTACACGAGCGCTCGAACCTTGTAACCCTAAGCTTCGCGACCACAAAAATACCAAAACGAAAGACAGAAACAAGTA
This Aspergillus flavus chromosome 1, complete sequence DNA region includes the following protein-coding sequences:
- the mfs2 gene encoding putative efflux pump antibiotic resistance protein, which codes for MMAPSIDTMAEELDTSITESTMALSVYLLATAFGPLIIGPVSEIYGRKSIFHITNIWFLVWNLVCGFAHSKGLLMAARLLAGFGASAVYSLGYGVLGDVWSAEQRGRSLSLYLLIPLTGSAVGPIVSGFIVKYSTWRWMFWSTAILQLTLDLSSLLFHESYAPLLLRRRAEELRSNTGGSRYHAAIEMREAGLSPPRKLSRSLSRPLRLLAFHPIIQMQAILEGIDYGLLYFALSSFSALHVAAYGESVEISGLHYIVICIGTVSGSQLCGPLMDYAYQRLSSNTGETQVPELRIPLLLPGALITPIGFLLYGWAAQYHLIWVVVDVGAALLSLGMQIFDTTLHAYVMDSYPEHVSSASAATQVLRSLLAFAFPLFSNSLYDSLGYGLGNSLLAFLSIGIALPATGILWRWGATLRGRQQSSY
- the mfs1 gene encoding putative high-affinity hexose transporter (MFS glucose transporter), with product MKKIYNVYFLCGFATLGGGLFGFDISSMSGVLGTAAYTNYFQVGSGQYKQGSITCAMPFGSLVGALCSSFIADRYSRVRAIQFSSILWIIGSIFMCASNGIPLLVVGRVIAGGCVGIASAMVPVYQAEIAPKEIRGRVISLQQWAITWGILIQYFIQYGASNIDGGPNNPTQSTAAFRIPWGIQIVPGVILFFGMFLFPKSPRWLASKDRWEEALQVLSKLHGQGDVNHPKVLAEYKEIQEALALEREQSATGFQELIKPRIFKRVILGMSLQMWSQLCGMNVMMYYIVYIMQSTGAGSPLLTASIQYILNTALTLPAIIYLDKFGRRPAILIGFFLQAIFLYLEGGLQGGFGAPNPHTDPKLDAISWTVADHPAVGKAIIALSYLFVCSFATTIGPTSWTYPAEIYPAKVRAKAVSLATASNWIWNCLLALFVPPLLWSINWKMYMIFAAFNTAAFIHMFLTAPETKGYTLEEMDDVFDSGLPAWRKLERKSRMEELEKEIIEGNLKITPAHEATGVSATHVTPEKQV